A DNA window from Vespula vulgaris chromosome 18, iyVesVulg1.1, whole genome shotgun sequence contains the following coding sequences:
- the LOC127070482 gene encoding putative mediator of RNA polymerase II transcription subunit 26 isoform X2: MPRIDPLSLLKCLSVLLGPTGGIKSKEEVNRLANLMTKFSKKLVSKCIYIQILKTTNTDLLSQFMAAGGWNLIHMWLTDGILAKNWALIQELLELLLLCPVDVDRLKSNNCPKLIKGLSKEGSHQGVRILASRLVEQWLKIVKGEVAPNSVPAHIMTIPIQSNSATAQGLIIQSTQQQPQQQQYSINSGIQKGTDDVESVTVHVQDLQFTQSPQSIITTTQVQQQVEEQHLQEKHPMQLQVVSKPQQTQLQQASQLSTKKQSFVVVSSQSSVPLYKITIRDGKQVLTKVETDTTNITSNNTTLEVNGEVKDTVFSLKEDEEKTKILEGSEGVHSEKDNMTEVQPEQSDQISSEVKQSTISSKDSTETGISNVKIIDNKDSKDIVSSDSNKSSDKENRDSHKKDDKKSSSGSDKKSGNHHHSSSSSSKSSSKHGASSSSHRSSSTSHRSSSHRSSSSSTSKSSTSKDKSSRDRDKHHSNSSSKHNSNNKNKSDKEKEREKEKQKKDQAEKDKATLEKVQGQILSSKLGKIPKKKSEDSKTSDGSKKIITDSRDSSKENKDKIEGKKSVIVSEKKNISISIESRKNTQDSTARPKTVKTFNSKFRSTGLEEEVKPPPPRSAKKSSPVVDKKMMPLPKLPVLKRPSPLREVLAPSDKRAKLSLDSPTTPPSDEKKGGIKLIPPKPKPMMLQESDMFMDALTASTKSKEPRKRKRRTSITKDGSSDVKKQEITNADSREITPPPTSPSSTDEKSPVVLKPNFKFYQDTLETEEDKEQKDKESNGEEIKRDKEDIIDNQKDSRDNNDDDGSSTPTPEDDTEETKTSDSPEEASSDGLDSLKKENSPYPEIRYVDGLRSVLLLQKRKGPKKTLKWKTDLESIRYFELDETERVNVTKTFTDMKQMEKQNEREAFQMARKLSNEDLMEERTRWKPLIPIDLPPALVEPGKDSREKDIQYAREKGILQALYFNRSMIPDSAAEPDEERHHIITDPKVIPLDDLTGNKESEKDFTNITWPEPKPQLPVQPSTITNFHYPPYSHNQQPMMAPVGPQGPMNPIPQMPQQMMPPTHMGQMAPEMAGPMPAGGGGWRTGDGKVVVPDVGMNPMANMPGTFPQGMEGGPMVPPGMMGPPPIYNQQDGYGMMGPEDMGFNNMNPNNFQGPPGPMYGPGPNFQGPRGPGGPGGPGGPGGPMHVRGRGGPGPGWYRGCGPGRGGWRGGGGGWRGSGKQPRNPLSS; this comes from the exons ATG CCACGTATAGACCCATTGTCACTACTCAAATGTCTCAGTGTTTTACTGGGTCCAACAGGAGgtattaaaagtaaagaagaagttAACCGATTAGCTAACCTAATGacgaaattttcaaagaaattggTTTCCAAGTGCATTTAcatacaaattttaaaaacCACTAACACCGATTTGCTTAGTCA ATTTATGGCTGCCGGTGGATGGAATCTTATTCATATGTGGTTGACTGATGGTATTCTTGCTAAAAACTGGGCATTAATTCAAGAACTTTTGGAACTCCTGTTATTGTGCCCAGTGGATGTAGACAGATTAAAAAGTAACAATTGTCCAAAACTTATTAAAGGTTTATCAAAAGAAGGAAGTCATCAAGGTGTTAGAATATTAGCCAGTCGTCTTGTTGAACAATGGCTGAAGATAGTAAAAGGTGAAGTTGCACCAAATTCTGTACCGGCCCATATCATGACGATACCAATACAAAGTAATAGTGCTACGGCACAAGgtttaataattcaatcaaCTCAGCAACAACCACAACAGCAACAGTATTCTATTAATAGTGGTATACAAAAAGGCACAGACGATGTGGAAAGTGTTACTGTACATGTACAAGATTTGCAGTTTACACAAAGTCCACAGTCCATTATTACAACGACACAAGTTCAACAGCAAGTAGAAGAACAACATTTACAAGAAAAACATCCAATGCAATTACAAGTTGTTAGTAAACCACAACAAACACAACTTCAACAAGCTAGTCAACTTTCGACAAAAAAACAGTCTTTTGTTGTAGTGTCTTCCCAATCGTCTGTtcctttatataaaattacaataaggGATGGGAAACAAGTCCTTACAAAAGTAGAAACTGATACCACCAACATAACTTCAAATAATACAACTTTAGAAGTTAATGGAGAAGTTAAAGACACAGtgttttctttaaaagaagatgaagaaaaaacaaaaattcttgAAGGTAGTGAAGGAGTGCACAGTGAAAAAGACAATATGACAGAAGTGCAACCTGAACAATCTGATCAAATCTCTAGTGAAGTGAAGCAATCTACAATTAGTTCTAAGGACAGTACTGAGACTGGAATTAgtaatgttaaaataatagaCAATAAAGATAGTAAAGATATTGTTTCAAGTGATAGCAATAAATCTAGTGACAAAGAAAATCGAGATTCTCACAAaaaagacgataaaaaatcAAGTAGTGGTTCAGATAAAAAAAGTGGTAATCATCATCATAGTTCATCATCTTCATCTAAAAGTTCTTCTAAACATGGCGCAAGCTCTAGTTCACATCGTAGTAGTTCTACGTCTCATCGTTCTAGTAGTCACCGTTCTTCATCTAGCAGTACATCAAAGAGTTCCACTTCTAAAGATAAGTCTTCCAGGGATAGAGACAAGCATCACTCCAATTCATCTAGTAAGCATAAttccaataataaaaataaatctgataaagagaaagaacgggaaaaagaaaaacaaaagaaggaTCAAGCAGAGAAGGATAAAGCGACATTAGAAAAAGTACAAGGTCAAATCTTAAGTTCCAAGTTAGGAAAAATACCTAAAAAGAAATCTGAAGATAGTAAAACAAGTGATGGaagcaagaaaataataacagaTTCTCGAGATAgttctaaagaaaataaagataaaatcgaaGGGAAAAAGTCTGTTATtgtgtcggagaaaaagaatatttccatTTCTATCGAAAGCAGGAAAAATACGCAAGACTCAACAGCAAGACCGAAGACTGTCAAAACGTTTAACTCTAAGTTTAGGTCTACGGGtctagaagaagaagtaaaaccTCCACCTCCCAGATCAGCAAAAAAATCGAGCCCCGTCGTTGACAAGAAGATGATGCCTCTTCCAAAGCTGCCAGTTTTGAAGAGACCTTCTCCACTGAGAGAGGTACTTGCACCATCAGATAAGAGAGCCAAGCTGTCCTTGGATTCTCCAACTACACCCCCAAGCGATGAGAAGAAAGGAGGCATTAAATTGATACCACCAAAACCAAAAC CGATGATGCTACAAGAAAGCGACATGTTTATGGATGCATTAACGGCATCAACCAAAAGTAAAGAACCAAGGAAACGAAAACGTAGAACTTCGATAACTAAGGACGGCTCATCAGATGtaaaaaagcaagaaataaCTAATGCTGATAGTCGTGAAATTACACCACCACCTACATCGCCATCGAGTACCGATGAAAAATCTCCGGTTGTCCTCAAACCTAATTTCAAA ttTTATCAAGATACATTGGAAacggaagaagataaagaacagaaagataaagaaagtaatggagaggaaataaaaagagataaggaagatattattgataatcaaAAGGATAGCagagataataatgatgatgatggaaGCAGTa CACCGACACCGGAAGATGATaccgaagaaacgaaaacatCCGATTCTCCAGAAGAGGCATCATCCGATGGTTTGGATtcattgaagaaagaaaacagtcCTTATCCTGAAATTCGTTACGTTGATGGACTTAGAAGTGTTCTTTTGTTACAAAAGCGTAAAGGACCGAAGAAAACTTTAAAATGGAAGACAGATTTAGAATCGATACGTTACTTCGAATTGGATGAGACAGAAAGGGTCAATGTAACGAAAACTTTCACTGATATGAAACAGATGGAGAAacagaacgaaagagaagcaTTCCAAATGGCAAGAAAATTAA gcAATGAAGACTTGATGGAAGAGAGAACACGATGGAAACCATTAATTCCAATTGACTTACCTCCAGCATTGGTGGAACCTGGTAAAGATAGTAGAGAAAAGGATATTCAATAtgcaagagaaaaaggaattctTCAAGcactttattttaatcgaagcAT GATACCTGACTCAGCAGCAGAACCAGACGAAGAACGTCATCACATAATTACTGATCCGAAAGTTATTCCTTTAGACGATCTCACAGGCAATAAGGAGAGCGAAAAAGACTTTACAAATATAACGTGGCCAGAGCCGAAACCTCAGTTACCCGTTCAGCCTTCCACAATAACAAACTTCCATTATCCACCTTATTCACATAATCAACAGCCAATGATGGCACCTGTTGGTCCACAAGGACCAATGAATCCAATACCTCAAATGCCTCAACAGATGATGCCTCCAACACATATGGGGCAAATGGCACCTGAAATGGCAGGTCCTATGCCTGCTGGTGGAGGTGGTTGGAGAACAGGAGATGGGAAAGTTGTTGTACCTGATGTAGGAATGAATCCTATGGCGAATATGCCTGGAACATTTCCTCAAGGAATGGAAGGTGGTCCAATGGTACCACCTGGTATGATGGGCCCACCACCGATATATAATCAACAAGATGGTTATGGTATGATGGGACCAGAAGATATGGGATTCAATAATATGAATCCAAATAACTTCCAAGGTCCTCCAGGACCTATGTATGGTCCTGGCCCTAATTTTCAAGGTCCACGAGGTCCAGGAGGTCCAGGAGGCCCAGGAGGTCCAGGAGGTCCAATGCATGTTAGAGGCAGAGGTGGTCCTGGTCCTGGTTGGTATAGAGGATGTGGTCCTGGTAGGGGAGGTTGGAGAGGTGGCGGTGGTGGATGGAGAGGGAGCGGCAAACAACCACGT AATCCACTGAGCAGCTAA
- the LOC127070482 gene encoding serine/threonine-protein phosphatase 1 regulatory subunit 10 isoform X1 translates to MPRIDPLSLLKCLSVLLGPTGGIKSKEEVNRLANLMTKFSKKLVSKCIYIQILKTTNTDLLSQFMAAGGWNLIHMWLTDGILAKNWALIQELLELLLLCPVDVDRLKSNNCPKLIKGLSKEGSHQGVRILASRLVEQWLKIVKGEVAPNSVPAHIMTIPIQSNSATAQGLIIQSTQQQPQQQQYSINSGIQKGTDDVESVTVHVQDLQFTQSPQSIITTTQVQQQVEEQHLQEKHPMQLQVVSKPQQTQLQQASQLSTKKQSFVVVSSQSSVPLYKITIRDGKQVLTKVETDTTNITSNNTTLEVNGEVKDTVFSLKEDEEKTKILEGSEGVHSEKDNMTEVQPEQSDQISSEVKQSTISSKDSTETGISNVKIIDNKDSKDIVSSDSNKSSDKENRDSHKKDDKKSSSGSDKKSGNHHHSSSSSSKSSSKHGASSSSHRSSSTSHRSSSHRSSSSSTSKSSTSKDKSSRDRDKHHSNSSSKHNSNNKNKSDKEKEREKEKQKKDQAEKDKATLEKVQGQILSSKLGKIPKKKSEDSKTSDGSKKIITDSRDSSKENKDKIEGKKSVIVSEKKNISISIESRKNTQDSTARPKTVKTFNSKFRSTGLEEEVKPPPPRSAKKSSPVVDKKMMPLPKLPVLKRPSPLREVLAPSDKRAKLSLDSPTTPPSDEKKGGIKLIPPKPKPMMLQESDMFMDALTASTKSKEPRKRKRRTSITKDGSSDVKKQEITNADSREITPPPTSPSSTDEKSPVVLKPNFKFYQDTLETEEDKEQKDKESNGEEIKRDKEDIIDNQKDSRDNNDDDGSSTPTPEDDTEETKTSDSPEEASSDGLDSLKKENSPYPEIRYVDGLRSVLLLQKRKGPKKTLKWKTDLESIRYFELDETERVNVTKTFTDMKQMEKQNEREAFQMARKLSNEDLMEERTRWKPLIPIDLPPALVEPGKDSREKDIQYAREKGILQALYFNRSMIPDSAAEPDEERHHIITDPKVIPLDDLTGNKESEKDFTNITWPEPKPQLPVQPSTITNFHYPPYSHNQQPMMAPVGPQGPMNPIPQMPQQMMPPTHMGQMAPEMAGPMPAGGGGWRTGDGKVVVPDVGMNPMANMPGTFPQGMEGGPMVPPGMMGPPPIYNQQDGYGMMGPEDMGFNNMNPNNFQGPPGPMYGPGPNFQGPRGPGGPGGPGGPGGPMHVRGRGGPGPGWYRGCGPGRGGWRGGGGGWRGSGKQPRVCMQFTKNGYCRVGEKCQYLHPGVNCPPF, encoded by the exons ATG CCACGTATAGACCCATTGTCACTACTCAAATGTCTCAGTGTTTTACTGGGTCCAACAGGAGgtattaaaagtaaagaagaagttAACCGATTAGCTAACCTAATGacgaaattttcaaagaaattggTTTCCAAGTGCATTTAcatacaaattttaaaaacCACTAACACCGATTTGCTTAGTCA ATTTATGGCTGCCGGTGGATGGAATCTTATTCATATGTGGTTGACTGATGGTATTCTTGCTAAAAACTGGGCATTAATTCAAGAACTTTTGGAACTCCTGTTATTGTGCCCAGTGGATGTAGACAGATTAAAAAGTAACAATTGTCCAAAACTTATTAAAGGTTTATCAAAAGAAGGAAGTCATCAAGGTGTTAGAATATTAGCCAGTCGTCTTGTTGAACAATGGCTGAAGATAGTAAAAGGTGAAGTTGCACCAAATTCTGTACCGGCCCATATCATGACGATACCAATACAAAGTAATAGTGCTACGGCACAAGgtttaataattcaatcaaCTCAGCAACAACCACAACAGCAACAGTATTCTATTAATAGTGGTATACAAAAAGGCACAGACGATGTGGAAAGTGTTACTGTACATGTACAAGATTTGCAGTTTACACAAAGTCCACAGTCCATTATTACAACGACACAAGTTCAACAGCAAGTAGAAGAACAACATTTACAAGAAAAACATCCAATGCAATTACAAGTTGTTAGTAAACCACAACAAACACAACTTCAACAAGCTAGTCAACTTTCGACAAAAAAACAGTCTTTTGTTGTAGTGTCTTCCCAATCGTCTGTtcctttatataaaattacaataaggGATGGGAAACAAGTCCTTACAAAAGTAGAAACTGATACCACCAACATAACTTCAAATAATACAACTTTAGAAGTTAATGGAGAAGTTAAAGACACAGtgttttctttaaaagaagatgaagaaaaaacaaaaattcttgAAGGTAGTGAAGGAGTGCACAGTGAAAAAGACAATATGACAGAAGTGCAACCTGAACAATCTGATCAAATCTCTAGTGAAGTGAAGCAATCTACAATTAGTTCTAAGGACAGTACTGAGACTGGAATTAgtaatgttaaaataatagaCAATAAAGATAGTAAAGATATTGTTTCAAGTGATAGCAATAAATCTAGTGACAAAGAAAATCGAGATTCTCACAAaaaagacgataaaaaatcAAGTAGTGGTTCAGATAAAAAAAGTGGTAATCATCATCATAGTTCATCATCTTCATCTAAAAGTTCTTCTAAACATGGCGCAAGCTCTAGTTCACATCGTAGTAGTTCTACGTCTCATCGTTCTAGTAGTCACCGTTCTTCATCTAGCAGTACATCAAAGAGTTCCACTTCTAAAGATAAGTCTTCCAGGGATAGAGACAAGCATCACTCCAATTCATCTAGTAAGCATAAttccaataataaaaataaatctgataaagagaaagaacgggaaaaagaaaaacaaaagaaggaTCAAGCAGAGAAGGATAAAGCGACATTAGAAAAAGTACAAGGTCAAATCTTAAGTTCCAAGTTAGGAAAAATACCTAAAAAGAAATCTGAAGATAGTAAAACAAGTGATGGaagcaagaaaataataacagaTTCTCGAGATAgttctaaagaaaataaagataaaatcgaaGGGAAAAAGTCTGTTATtgtgtcggagaaaaagaatatttccatTTCTATCGAAAGCAGGAAAAATACGCAAGACTCAACAGCAAGACCGAAGACTGTCAAAACGTTTAACTCTAAGTTTAGGTCTACGGGtctagaagaagaagtaaaaccTCCACCTCCCAGATCAGCAAAAAAATCGAGCCCCGTCGTTGACAAGAAGATGATGCCTCTTCCAAAGCTGCCAGTTTTGAAGAGACCTTCTCCACTGAGAGAGGTACTTGCACCATCAGATAAGAGAGCCAAGCTGTCCTTGGATTCTCCAACTACACCCCCAAGCGATGAGAAGAAAGGAGGCATTAAATTGATACCACCAAAACCAAAAC CGATGATGCTACAAGAAAGCGACATGTTTATGGATGCATTAACGGCATCAACCAAAAGTAAAGAACCAAGGAAACGAAAACGTAGAACTTCGATAACTAAGGACGGCTCATCAGATGtaaaaaagcaagaaataaCTAATGCTGATAGTCGTGAAATTACACCACCACCTACATCGCCATCGAGTACCGATGAAAAATCTCCGGTTGTCCTCAAACCTAATTTCAAA ttTTATCAAGATACATTGGAAacggaagaagataaagaacagaaagataaagaaagtaatggagaggaaataaaaagagataaggaagatattattgataatcaaAAGGATAGCagagataataatgatgatgatggaaGCAGTa CACCGACACCGGAAGATGATaccgaagaaacgaaaacatCCGATTCTCCAGAAGAGGCATCATCCGATGGTTTGGATtcattgaagaaagaaaacagtcCTTATCCTGAAATTCGTTACGTTGATGGACTTAGAAGTGTTCTTTTGTTACAAAAGCGTAAAGGACCGAAGAAAACTTTAAAATGGAAGACAGATTTAGAATCGATACGTTACTTCGAATTGGATGAGACAGAAAGGGTCAATGTAACGAAAACTTTCACTGATATGAAACAGATGGAGAAacagaacgaaagagaagcaTTCCAAATGGCAAGAAAATTAA gcAATGAAGACTTGATGGAAGAGAGAACACGATGGAAACCATTAATTCCAATTGACTTACCTCCAGCATTGGTGGAACCTGGTAAAGATAGTAGAGAAAAGGATATTCAATAtgcaagagaaaaaggaattctTCAAGcactttattttaatcgaagcAT GATACCTGACTCAGCAGCAGAACCAGACGAAGAACGTCATCACATAATTACTGATCCGAAAGTTATTCCTTTAGACGATCTCACAGGCAATAAGGAGAGCGAAAAAGACTTTACAAATATAACGTGGCCAGAGCCGAAACCTCAGTTACCCGTTCAGCCTTCCACAATAACAAACTTCCATTATCCACCTTATTCACATAATCAACAGCCAATGATGGCACCTGTTGGTCCACAAGGACCAATGAATCCAATACCTCAAATGCCTCAACAGATGATGCCTCCAACACATATGGGGCAAATGGCACCTGAAATGGCAGGTCCTATGCCTGCTGGTGGAGGTGGTTGGAGAACAGGAGATGGGAAAGTTGTTGTACCTGATGTAGGAATGAATCCTATGGCGAATATGCCTGGAACATTTCCTCAAGGAATGGAAGGTGGTCCAATGGTACCACCTGGTATGATGGGCCCACCACCGATATATAATCAACAAGATGGTTATGGTATGATGGGACCAGAAGATATGGGATTCAATAATATGAATCCAAATAACTTCCAAGGTCCTCCAGGACCTATGTATGGTCCTGGCCCTAATTTTCAAGGTCCACGAGGTCCAGGAGGTCCAGGAGGCCCAGGAGGTCCAGGAGGTCCAATGCATGTTAGAGGCAGAGGTGGTCCTGGTCCTGGTTGGTATAGAGGATGTGGTCCTGGTAGGGGAGGTTGGAGAGGTGGCGGTGGTGGATGGAGAGGGAGCGGCAAACAACCACGTGTTTGTATGCAATTTACCAAAAATGGTTATTGTCGAGTAGGCGAGAAATGTCAGTACCTTCATCCTGGTGTTAATTGTCCACCATTTTAA